The following are encoded together in the Diachasmimorpha longicaudata isolate KC_UGA_2023 chromosome 3, iyDiaLong2, whole genome shotgun sequence genome:
- the LOC135160561 gene encoding calmodulin isoform X1 translates to MADQLTEEQIAEFKEAFSLFDKDGDGTITTKELGTVMRSLGQNPTEAELQDMINEVDADGNGTIDFPEFLTMMARKMKDTDSEEEIREAFRVFDKDGNGFISAAELRHVMTNLGEKLTDEEVDEMIREADIDGDGQVNYEEFVTMMTSK, encoded by the exons ATG GCTGACCAACTCACGGAGGAACAAATTGCCGAATTCAAAGAAGCATTCTCGCTCTTTGATAAAGACGGTGATGGCACCATCACTACCAAAGAATTGGGAACTGTCATGCGTTCACTTGGTCAAAATCCAACAGAAGCTGAGCTACAGGATATGATTAATGAAGTAGATGCTGACG GCAATGGAACCATCGATTTTCCTGAATTCTTAACGATGATGGCCCGCAAAATGAAGGACACCGACAGTGAGGAGGAAATCAGAGAGGCATTCAGGGTGTTTGATAAAGATGGCAATGGTTTTATATCAGCAGCAGAGCTCAGACACGTTATGACAAATTTGGGTGAAAAATTAACCGATGAGGAGGTAGATGAGATGATCCGAGAGGCGGATATCGATGGTGATGGCCAAGTTAATTATGAAG AATTCGTCACAATGATGACATCAAAGTGA
- the LOC135160561 gene encoding calmodulin isoform X2, which translates to MADQLTEEQIAEFKEAFSLFDKDGDGTITTKELGTVMRSLGQNPTEAELQDMINEVDADGNGTIDFPEFLTMMARKMKDTDSEEEIREAFRVFDKDGNGFISAAELRHVMTNLGEKLTDEEVDEMIREADIDGDGQVNYEEFVTMMTSK; encoded by the exons atg GCTGACCAACTCACGGAGGAACAAATTGCCGAATTCAAAGAAGCATTCTCGCTCTTTGATAAAGACGGTGATGGCACCATCACTACCAAAGAATTGGGAACTGTCATGCGTTCACTTGGTCAAAATCCAACAGAAGCTGAGCTACAGGATATGATTAATGAAGTAGATGCTGACG GCAATGGAACCATCGATTTTCCTGAATTCTTAACGATGATGGCCCGCAAAATGAAGGACACCGACAGTGAGGAGGAAATCAGAGAGGCATTCAGGGTGTTTGATAAAGATGGCAATGGTTTTATATCAGCAGCAGAGCTCAGACACGTTATGACAAATTTGGGTGAAAAATTAACCGATGAGGAGGTAGATGAGATGATCCGAGAGGCGGATATCGATGGTGATGGCCAAGTTAATTATGAAG AATTCGTCACAATGATGACATCAAAGTGA
- the LOC135160560 gene encoding ATP synthase subunit s, mitochondrial isoform X2 yields MLQLQSQYRTLRRPFFYWLVVVFNRVDKKRIKEIGPDRACAEWLLRNGAAVKWTNGRTYLKDYNALLQETKVVSRASYIQGVDATDSGISHDGFPHFNGCKYVESMKLVNCLYIGNNALKLLSILKDSLQSLEITNCGNVSNAGLEHLKILQNLKTLKLSNLPAVENGALVAEELKKSLPNCQIDFQ; encoded by the exons ATGTTGCAGCTTCAGAGCCAGTACAGGACATTAAGACGCCCCTTCTTCTACTGGCTGGTGGTGGTATTTAACAG AGTTGATAAAAAACGAATTAAGGAAATAGGACCTGATCGAGCTTGCGCTGAGTGGCTTTTGAGGAATGGAGCTGCTGTCAAGTGGACGAATGGTCGTACTTACCTTAAAGACTACAATGCTCTTCTCCAAGAGACAAAGGTCGTCAGCAGGGCCTCTTATATTCAAGGAGTTGATGCCACTGATTCTGGGATTAGTCACGACGGTTTTCCTCACTTTA aCGGCTGCAAATATGTGGAATCAATGAAACTCGTTAATTGTTTATACATCGGAAATAATGCGCTGAAATTGTTGAGTATATTGAAAGACTCTTTGCAATCTCTGGAGATTACTAATTGTGGAAATGTATCTAACGCAGGACTTGAACATTTAAAGATTTTGCA GAACTTGAAGACGTTGAAGCTTTCGAATCTCCCAGCTGTTGAAAATGGTGCATTGGTCGCTGAAGAACTGAAGAAGTCTCTCCCCAATTgtcaaattgattttcaataa
- the LOC135160560 gene encoding ATP synthase subunit s, mitochondrial isoform X1 encodes MVSVVSLVRELKKKISKFVIDRSSWSPTLTTEMLQLQSQYRTLRRPFFYWLVVVFNRVDKKRIKEIGPDRACAEWLLRNGAAVKWTNGRTYLKDYNALLQETKVVSRASYIQGVDATDSGISHDGFPHFNGCKYVESMKLVNCLYIGNNALKLLSILKDSLQSLEITNCGNVSNAGLEHLKILQNLKTLKLSNLPAVENGALVAEELKKSLPNCQIDFQ; translated from the exons ATGGTCAGTGTGGTGTCACTCGTTAGAGAGCTGAAAAAGAAGATTTCCAAATTCGTTATCGACAGGTCTTCATGGTCACCGACCCTCACCACAG aaATGTTGCAGCTTCAGAGCCAGTACAGGACATTAAGACGCCCCTTCTTCTACTGGCTGGTGGTGGTATTTAACAG AGTTGATAAAAAACGAATTAAGGAAATAGGACCTGATCGAGCTTGCGCTGAGTGGCTTTTGAGGAATGGAGCTGCTGTCAAGTGGACGAATGGTCGTACTTACCTTAAAGACTACAATGCTCTTCTCCAAGAGACAAAGGTCGTCAGCAGGGCCTCTTATATTCAAGGAGTTGATGCCACTGATTCTGGGATTAGTCACGACGGTTTTCCTCACTTTA aCGGCTGCAAATATGTGGAATCAATGAAACTCGTTAATTGTTTATACATCGGAAATAATGCGCTGAAATTGTTGAGTATATTGAAAGACTCTTTGCAATCTCTGGAGATTACTAATTGTGGAAATGTATCTAACGCAGGACTTGAACATTTAAAGATTTTGCA GAACTTGAAGACGTTGAAGCTTTCGAATCTCCCAGCTGTTGAAAATGGTGCATTGGTCGCTGAAGAACTGAAGAAGTCTCTCCCCAATTgtcaaattgattttcaataa